Proteins co-encoded in one Kutzneria chonburiensis genomic window:
- a CDS encoding ATP-dependent Clp protease proteolytic subunit yields MNLTDSVYERLLRDRIIVLGSEVDDDVANRIVAQLLLLTAENPEEDIRLYINSPGGSVTAGFAIYDTMQFVQPDVQTYAMGLAASMGQFLLSSGAPGKRYALPYARIMMHQPSGGVGGTASDIKIRAEVYALWKKELAEITARQTGQPVENIIRDGDRDRWFTAKDALAYGFIDHVIERSPDRV; encoded by the coding sequence ATGAACCTCACCGACTCGGTCTACGAGCGCCTGCTCCGCGACCGGATCATCGTGCTCGGTTCCGAGGTCGACGACGACGTGGCCAACCGGATCGTCGCCCAGCTGCTGCTGCTGACCGCGGAGAACCCGGAAGAGGACATCCGGCTCTACATCAACTCCCCCGGCGGCTCGGTCACCGCGGGCTTCGCGATCTACGACACCATGCAGTTCGTGCAGCCCGACGTGCAGACCTACGCGATGGGCCTGGCCGCGTCGATGGGGCAGTTCCTGCTGTCCTCCGGTGCCCCCGGCAAGCGCTACGCGCTGCCGTACGCCCGGATCATGATGCACCAGCCCTCCGGCGGCGTCGGCGGCACCGCCTCGGACATCAAGATCCGCGCCGAGGTCTACGCGCTGTGGAAGAAGGAGCTGGCCGAGATCACCGCGCGCCAGACCGGCCAGCCGGTCGAGAACATCATCCGCGACGGTGACCGCGACCGCTGGTTCACCGCCAAGGACGCGCTGGCCTACGGCTTCATCGACCACGTCATCGAGCGGTCCCCCGACCGCGTGTGA
- a CDS encoding oxygenase MpaB family protein, with the protein MGRWDNLRHILSLDPERDHQEIYRLSSGFEFPWDYQRSMEFALFRTYCVPSISTLLAATREFELRPQRRYDDTALLIAEMMEHGYDSPRGKAALRSINRAHNRFRISNDDMLYVLSTFVFEPVRWLDRFGWRRLSSHERLAAFHFYRAVGARMGIRSIPSGYAEFEQFNVDFERRHFTYTATNAAIGRYTLELFCSWYPPASRPLIRPALRSLMDRPLLDAFGFPPAPPWLTALSEAGVRFRSAVVRELPPRRHSKLANDPKNRTYPGYPTGYDPSEMGAGEPPADIDPSLLRR; encoded by the coding sequence GTGGGCCGCTGGGACAACCTCAGGCACATCTTGTCGCTGGATCCCGAGCGTGACCACCAGGAGATCTACCGCTTGTCCTCGGGTTTCGAGTTTCCGTGGGACTACCAGCGGTCGATGGAGTTCGCCTTGTTCCGCACGTACTGCGTGCCGTCGATCTCCACGCTGCTCGCCGCTACCCGCGAGTTCGAGCTGCGGCCGCAACGTCGTTATGACGACACCGCGCTGCTCATCGCCGAGATGATGGAGCACGGCTACGACTCGCCTCGCGGCAAGGCCGCCCTGCGGTCGATCAACCGCGCGCACAACCGGTTCCGCATCAGCAACGACGACATGCTGTATGTGTTGTCCACCTTCGTTTTCGAGCCCGTCCGCTGGCTCGACCGCTTCGGTTGGCGGCGTTTGTCCTCCCACGAGCGCCTCGCCGCCTTCCACTTCTACCGCGCCGTCGGCGCCCGCATGGGCATCCGCTCCATCCCCTCCGGCTATGCCGAGTTCGAACAGTTCAATGTGGACTTCGAACGTCGTCACTTCACGTACACCGCAACGAATGCCGCCATCGGCCGGTACACCCTCGAGCTCTTCTGCTCCTGGTATCCGCCCGCTTCACGGCCGTTGATCCGCCCCGCCCTCCGGTCCTTGATGGACCGCCCCCTCCTGGACGCTTTCGGCTTCCCTCCCGCGCCCCCTTGGCTCACCGCCCTGTCCGAGGCCGGCGTCCGTTTCCGCTCCGCCGTCGTCCGGGAGTTGCCGCCCCGCCGGCATTCCAAGCTGGCCAACGACCCCAAGAACCGGACCTATCCGGGATATCCCACCGGCTACGACCCGTCCGAGATGGGTGCGGGGGAGCCGCCGGCGGACATCGACCCGTCGCTGCTACGGCGGTAG
- a CDS encoding SRPBCC family protein, which yields MFDVKHQINAVTRQVGNRTLDAGEARIVTISQTYGTDIDDLWDAVTTAERIQRWFLPVSGELKLGGHYQFEGNAGGTVTACDAPRALDATWEMGDQVSWIELRLSEVDGGTRFELNHIAVIVEEWDSYGPGAVGIGWDGAVLGLAMYLSTGAGMAPEEAAAWMVSDEAREFYTASGRSWIEADIASGTDPAKAKAGGDLAIGFYTGQ from the coding sequence ATGTTCGACGTGAAGCACCAGATCAATGCCGTCACCCGTCAGGTCGGCAACCGGACGCTGGACGCGGGCGAGGCCCGCATCGTCACCATCAGCCAGACGTACGGCACCGACATCGACGACCTGTGGGACGCCGTCACCACGGCCGAGCGCATCCAGCGCTGGTTCCTCCCGGTCAGCGGCGAGCTCAAGCTCGGCGGCCACTACCAGTTCGAGGGCAACGCCGGCGGCACCGTCACCGCGTGCGACGCGCCGCGGGCGCTGGACGCCACGTGGGAGATGGGCGACCAGGTCAGCTGGATCGAGCTGCGGCTGAGCGAGGTCGACGGCGGCACCCGGTTCGAGCTCAACCACATCGCCGTCATCGTCGAGGAGTGGGACAGCTACGGCCCCGGCGCCGTCGGCATCGGTTGGGACGGCGCCGTGCTCGGCCTGGCCATGTACCTGTCCACCGGCGCCGGCATGGCCCCCGAGGAGGCCGCCGCGTGGATGGTCTCCGACGAGGCCAGGGAGTTCTACACCGCCAGCGGCCGGTCGTGGATCGAGGCCGACATCGCGTCCGGCACCGACCCGGCCAAGGCCAAGGCCGGCGGCGACCTGGCCATCGGGTTCTACACCGGGCAGTGA